In the Saccharicrinis carchari genome, one interval contains:
- a CDS encoding HNH endonuclease, translating to MKTFLFAWNPKKWNWTTLEQSIDQIEQTGRASEKWSVVSHKKIQPGDRAFLIRLGKEPKGIMGAGFVVSPVFLSPHWDGSDRLVNRVMIDFEVILNPEKEPLLSLDLLKQGDLAKVNWTPQSSGIEIHQEVTDELESVWFDFLTTQEIRHNPFKETEKDEQKVYTEGTPNQVLVTKYERNPFARKTCIQYYGLSCSVCGLDFEKKYGELGKGFIHVHHLKQVADIGKEYKIDPIQDLRPVCPNCHAMIHKRKEPYSIEEIKEVLK from the coding sequence ATGAAAACATTTTTATTCGCATGGAATCCTAAAAAATGGAATTGGACAACTCTTGAACAGAGTATTGACCAAATAGAGCAAACAGGTCGTGCGTCTGAAAAATGGAGTGTTGTAAGTCATAAAAAAATCCAACCAGGCGACAGAGCTTTCCTTATTCGACTTGGAAAAGAACCAAAAGGGATAATGGGAGCAGGATTCGTTGTTTCACCCGTATTTCTCTCACCACATTGGGACGGTTCTGACAGATTAGTGAATAGAGTTATGATTGATTTTGAAGTAATTCTAAACCCTGAAAAAGAACCGTTATTAAGTCTTGATTTATTAAAACAAGGAGATTTAGCAAAAGTAAATTGGACACCTCAATCATCAGGTATTGAAATTCATCAAGAAGTAACAGACGAATTAGAATCTGTATGGTTTGACTTTTTAACAACACAAGAAATCAGACATAATCCATTTAAGGAAACAGAAAAAGACGAACAAAAAGTATATACAGAAGGGACACCAAATCAAGTTTTGGTAACCAAATATGAACGAAATCCATTTGCACGAAAAACTTGTATTCAATATTATGGTCTTTCTTGTTCTGTTTGCGGACTTGACTTTGAAAAAAAATACGGAGAGTTAGGAAAAGGATTCATTCATGTTCACCATTTAAAACAAGTAGCTGACATTGGAAAGGAATATAAAATTGACCCAATTCAAGATTTGAGACCTGTTTGCCCGAATTGCCACGCAATGATTCATAAACGGAAAGAGCCATATTCAATCGAAGAAATTAAAGAAGTATTAAAATAA